In Bacteroidia bacterium, a genomic segment contains:
- a CDS encoding TonB-dependent receptor — protein sequence MLKKLLLISFVFFSITLPGIQATFAQSSGSVSGVVLDKSTDGPLPSARVIIVGTERGVLTNQSGQYNLRNIPSGSYQLSITYIGYRTEIVPVEVQAGQDTKVDIGMTVEGLLLDEVVISAQLLGQTKAINQQLNSDALVNVVSSDKIKELPDVNAAEAIGRLPGISVNRTGGEASQVVVRGLSPELTSVTINGVRVPSTSATDRSVNLSMISPELLSSIEVYKSPTADMDGDAIGGIVNLGVFRAMDETQIIARAYGGYNGLSDQFSNYKASINGSSRFFNKKFGVIAKANIEKINRSSESASSSWDSNFGDDQWPLTGTTIQDNINFLQRIGGNLQLDYQYKSGYVVAQAFFSQRNSDLQQLANVYSNAATVTHNPRHSESATSTLQTLLSGKQKVSLFEIDWVLARSQTVDDNPYDVGMVFQQFDGINLTGFFYTPDEMLAQRNFNYDKAWLQRYTFEPSKTSQTNYTGSVDIKMDFNLGKKIGGFLKVGGKYRYDDRIREQDFMQQPWYYLDANVRAKAVSNWPGTLVQGGSTGDHIMLSNFFEGDDRLPIWGNTYFIAPLINMQTVDDWHTYQQGELLLQYDQEHQRYDLTETVKAGYAMAKIKYGNWLSIIPGVRYEYSDNRYHGYISSLDVNGAAGSIRDTTSYQQYGELLPSVHIKIKPLKWFDVRMSAVKTLARPNYNMILPRARLDVTNGRLFRGNPQLKYAEAWNYDASVSLFSGKWGLLTLGGFYKHFDNYFTQTDRVMSAEEALSLGYPGAVYDVPEDYINFDNSIVYGLEADLQTSLKMLPKPLNGVVLSVNATRLWSRTYVPLFKKVTKYDPVLRRNVVDFENSYIEFNETTLPDQVGWITNVSLGYDYKGFSARVSLIYQSSYLKSFSTAAELSGEKYTRRYVAKFLRYDASVSQKLGKHLMLMASFANFANAKELEYQYLPQYVRSDNRYGMTIDLGIQYKY from the coding sequence ATGCTAAAAAAACTTCTACTTATCAGCTTTGTCTTTTTCTCCATTACACTGCCCGGAATCCAGGCCACATTTGCTCAAAGCAGCGGTTCGGTGTCCGGAGTAGTTTTAGACAAGTCCACAGATGGCCCGTTGCCAAGTGCGAGAGTTATTATTGTCGGCACCGAACGCGGTGTGCTGACCAACCAATCCGGGCAGTATAATCTTAGAAATATACCTTCAGGTTCATATCAGCTCAGTATCACCTATATTGGCTATCGCACGGAAATTGTCCCGGTAGAAGTTCAAGCCGGACAGGATACCAAAGTTGACATAGGCATGACTGTCGAAGGACTATTGTTGGACGAAGTAGTCATCTCTGCCCAGCTTCTGGGTCAAACCAAAGCGATCAACCAGCAGCTCAATTCTGACGCGCTGGTAAATGTTGTTTCCTCCGACAAAATCAAAGAATTGCCAGATGTAAATGCAGCAGAGGCTATTGGCCGTTTGCCGGGCATTTCAGTCAACCGTACAGGTGGTGAGGCATCACAGGTAGTGGTCAGAGGGCTGAGTCCAGAGTTGACTTCCGTCACGATCAATGGGGTTCGGGTTCCTTCGACCAGTGCAACCGACCGTTCGGTAAACCTTAGTATGATCTCTCCGGAATTGCTGTCCAGCATTGAAGTGTATAAATCGCCGACCGCAGATATGGATGGAGATGCTATTGGCGGGATTGTCAATCTGGGCGTGTTTCGCGCGATGGATGAAACGCAGATTATCGCCAGAGCTTATGGCGGTTACAATGGTCTGAGCGATCAGTTTAGCAACTATAAAGCGTCTATCAACGGAAGCAGCAGATTTTTTAATAAAAAATTCGGTGTTATTGCCAAAGCGAATATTGAAAAAATCAACCGTAGTTCGGAAAGTGCTTCGAGTAGCTGGGACTCCAATTTTGGCGATGACCAATGGCCATTGACAGGCACAACCATTCAGGACAATATCAACTTTTTGCAGCGGATTGGCGGCAATTTGCAGTTGGACTACCAGTATAAAAGCGGCTATGTAGTCGCGCAGGCATTCTTCAGCCAGCGAAACAGTGATCTGCAACAATTGGCAAATGTGTACAGCAATGCGGCCACGGTTACGCACAATCCCCGTCACAGCGAATCTGCAACATCCACCCTCCAGACGCTGTTGAGTGGAAAACAAAAAGTTTCCCTGTTTGAAATTGACTGGGTGCTTGCAAGAAGCCAGACGGTTGACGATAATCCTTATGATGTGGGAATGGTTTTTCAACAATTTGACGGCATCAATCTTACCGGATTTTTCTATACCCCCGATGAAATGCTGGCCCAGAGAAACTTCAATTACGACAAAGCGTGGCTTCAGCGATACACATTTGAACCATCCAAAACCAGCCAGACCAACTATACAGGAAGTGTAGATATTAAAATGGACTTTAACCTCGGCAAAAAAATCGGTGGTTTTCTGAAAGTCGGGGGTAAATACCGGTATGACGACCGTATCAGGGAGCAGGATTTCATGCAGCAGCCCTGGTATTATCTCGATGCCAATGTTAGAGCCAAGGCAGTCAGCAACTGGCCGGGTACGCTTGTGCAGGGGGGGTCGACCGGAGACCATATCATGTTGAGCAACTTTTTTGAGGGCGATGACCGGTTACCGATCTGGGGCAATACCTATTTTATCGCCCCTTTGATCAATATGCAGACTGTCGATGACTGGCATACCTATCAGCAGGGCGAACTATTGCTTCAGTATGACCAGGAGCATCAGCGGTACGACCTGACAGAAACTGTGAAGGCGGGTTATGCGATGGCAAAAATCAAATATGGCAACTGGCTTTCCATTATTCCAGGTGTGAGATATGAATATTCAGACAACCGCTATCACGGGTATATTTCATCGCTGGATGTAAATGGAGCCGCCGGTTCTATCAGAGATACAACCTCTTACCAGCAGTACGGAGAATTGCTTCCCAGCGTGCATATAAAAATCAAACCGCTCAAATGGTTTGATGTGAGAATGTCAGCAGTAAAAACCCTGGCCCGCCCCAATTACAATATGATCCTCCCACGGGCCAGGCTTGATGTTACGAATGGCAGGCTTTTCAGAGGAAATCCTCAGCTCAAATATGCAGAAGCATGGAACTACGACGCTTCGGTATCGCTATTTTCAGGAAAATGGGGTCTGCTTACGCTCGGTGGATTTTACAAACATTTTGACAACTACTTTACACAAACAGACCGCGTAATGTCTGCGGAAGAAGCGCTTTCATTGGGTTATCCCGGTGCTGTGTACGATGTGCCGGAAGACTACATCAACTTCGACAATTCGATCGTTTACGGACTTGAAGCAGATCTTCAGACAAGTCTGAAAATGCTGCCCAAACCGCTGAATGGCGTTGTACTCAGCGTCAACGCTACGCGACTCTGGTCCAGAACCTATGTTCCTTTGTTTAAAAAAGTCACCAAGTATGACCCGGTACTGCGGCGGAATGTCGTCGATTTTGAAAATTCCTATATAGAGTTTAACGAAACTACCTTGCCCGATCAGGTAGGCTGGATTACCAACGTTTCGCTCGGCTATGACTACAAAGGATTTTCAGCACGCGTTTCCCTGATCTACCAGTCTTCATATCTGAAGAGTTTTAGCACAGCGGCAGAACTCAGCGGAGAAAAATACACCCGCCGCTACGTGGCCAAGTTCCTGCGGTATGACGCGAGTGTTTCCCAAAAACTGGGCAAACACCTGATGCTTATGGCCAGCTTTGCCAACTTCGCCAATGCAAAAGAACTGGAATACCAATACCTTCCACAATATGTCCGCAGCGACAACCGCTACGGTATGACCATTGACCTCGGCATTCAGTATAAATACTAA
- a CDS encoding two-component regulator propeller domain-containing protein, with the protein MKTWKGWIFSLLLVSGVLGTSAQNQLEFRHLSVKDGLSQGSVFCITQDQTGFIWMGTKDGLNKFDGYSFKAYRNNPEDTRSLSHSDVRSLCFDQKDTVLWIGTIDGLNKYDAITDRFTQYKHVEDDPGSLSHSEIRCIYQDRSGRLWVGTLDGLNLYDRENDRFIRIAHDPQNPQSLSHETIVCITEDTEGGLWFGTQYGLNQLTRQAGNRFTFIRYFSEPNRPGSLNDNHIQALTTDKAGNLWIGTHDGGLNKWNPIEKKFTQYLYNSNDPTSLTHNNVRALETDLAGNLWVGTLWGLNKFNPQTQTFERHLNHGFENQSLGNNSIKSIFRDKKGSLWIGTFFGGVSFLDELNNRFVNYQHSPYTNSLIYNVVSSFVEDKKGNFWIGTEGGGLNYFDKEKNLFSVFQYIPQKSQGLKGSNIKKILEAGDGSLWIGTYGNGLVRFFPDKGVFEHIRKTDHAGKSINNDNVYALLRDGEKLWIGTYGGGLNCLNLNTMGFSYYTHDPGDSTSVYSDELRTLLKDKDDNLWVGTEDGLDMMVVPGEGQPARFQHVLKNIGVFCLHEDKNRQILWVGTYGGGLVSLNRRTGEEIHFTMKDGLPGNIIMGILEDDTGTLWLSTNNGISRFHPLEKKFNNYSLADGLQNLEFNFNAYLKTRSGEMLFGGANGFTLFHPGQITPNPYIPPVVFTDLHVFNQYVPINGGDHLLEKSLDHTRKLIFRHDKAIFSIGFSALNYVSPENNRYAFRLNGLESHWNYSVGKSSANYTIQEAGTYTFMLKGANNDGIWNPEIRTLEITVLPPPWKSWWAFMIYGLTMFGALIALIRFTRMRAQFRHQLQLEQVEKHKQEELHQMKLRFFTNITHEFRTPLTLILGPLEEIMSHAGHDPWIGNQLSSIRRNAQRLLNLVNQLLMFRKMESDHQHLSATETELNPFLKEVFLAFKEHADLHKISYTYHQSPQPVKAWVDTDKLEKVVYNLLSNAFKFTPDNGVISLSVALQQEQIIIEVKDNGKGIEEKHIGEIFKRFYEVESPVRPQLKSTGIGLAISRQLIELHKGEITVESKPGKGAKFTISLPLGNEHLEKEYISKPTDPHPHATLLIVEDDDDLRQYLNNIFRPDYKILLAPNGYVGLEIAKAETPDLILSDIMMDTMDGVEMTARLKEDLPTSHIPVILLTARTSIVYKIEGLKTGADDYMTKPFHPEELRLRVKNLLVSRQELRERFGKVIKLEPQEVTVTTADEKFLRKALEVVENHMDNSDFDIEHFAEEMAVSRALLFTKIKTLTDQTPNNFIKNIRLKRAAQLLRDHNMNISELAWQVGFKDPKYFSKCFVQEYNLTPSEFQTRNRSSV; encoded by the coding sequence ATGAAGACCTGGAAAGGATGGATATTTTCACTACTACTGGTATCAGGGGTTTTGGGCACAAGCGCTCAAAACCAGCTGGAATTCAGGCATTTATCCGTAAAAGATGGGCTTTCACAAGGGTCAGTATTTTGCATTACCCAGGATCAGACAGGATTTATCTGGATGGGGACAAAAGACGGGTTGAACAAGTTTGACGGATACAGTTTTAAAGCTTACAGAAATAATCCCGAAGACACACGATCCCTGTCGCACAGTGATGTGCGGAGTCTATGTTTTGATCAGAAGGATACGGTACTTTGGATAGGGACAATCGACGGCCTTAACAAGTACGATGCAATCACAGACCGGTTTACCCAATACAAACATGTTGAAGATGACCCTGGAAGTCTGAGTCATAGTGAAATTCGCTGCATTTATCAGGATCGGTCCGGCAGACTTTGGGTAGGGACATTAGACGGGTTAAATCTTTACGACAGGGAAAATGACCGTTTTATCAGAATTGCCCATGACCCGCAAAATCCGCAAAGCCTGAGTCATGAAACCATTGTCTGTATTACGGAGGATACAGAAGGTGGCCTCTGGTTTGGTACACAATACGGATTAAACCAATTGACGCGTCAGGCAGGAAATCGGTTCACATTTATCCGCTATTTTTCTGAACCCAACCGGCCAGGCAGCCTGAATGACAACCATATCCAGGCATTGACTACAGACAAAGCCGGAAACCTTTGGATTGGCACCCATGACGGAGGGCTGAATAAATGGAACCCCATTGAAAAAAAATTCACCCAATACCTCTACAATAGCAACGACCCCACGTCACTGACCCACAACAATGTGCGTGCGCTGGAGACTGATCTGGCAGGCAACCTGTGGGTAGGAACATTATGGGGGCTAAATAAATTTAATCCACAGACACAAACATTCGAAAGGCACCTGAATCATGGCTTTGAGAATCAGAGCCTGGGCAATAACTCGATCAAAAGTATCTTCAGAGACAAAAAAGGCAGCCTGTGGATCGGCACTTTTTTCGGTGGGGTCAGTTTTCTCGATGAACTCAACAACCGATTTGTCAACTATCAACATTCGCCCTACACCAATAGCCTGATTTACAACGTAGTGAGCTCATTTGTAGAGGATAAAAAAGGAAACTTCTGGATCGGTACGGAAGGCGGTGGGTTAAACTATTTTGATAAAGAGAAAAATCTTTTTTCCGTCTTTCAGTATATCCCCCAAAAATCACAAGGGCTCAAAGGCAGCAATATCAAAAAAATACTCGAAGCGGGAGATGGCAGCCTTTGGATCGGCACGTATGGAAACGGACTCGTTCGATTTTTCCCGGATAAGGGCGTATTTGAGCATATTCGTAAAACCGACCATGCCGGCAAATCCATCAACAACGACAATGTCTATGCCCTGCTGAGAGATGGAGAAAAACTCTGGATTGGTACCTATGGAGGGGGATTAAACTGCCTCAATCTGAATACGATGGGTTTTTCTTACTACACCCACGATCCCGGTGACAGCACCTCTGTTTATTCCGATGAATTGCGGACCTTGCTGAAAGACAAAGACGATAACCTTTGGGTAGGCACAGAAGATGGTCTGGATATGATGGTTGTGCCCGGGGAAGGTCAACCAGCGAGGTTTCAACATGTGCTAAAAAACATCGGGGTTTTTTGTTTGCATGAAGACAAAAACCGGCAGATATTATGGGTAGGCACTTATGGAGGAGGATTGGTTTCGCTCAATCGCCGCACAGGAGAAGAAATTCATTTTACCATGAAAGACGGGCTGCCGGGAAATATCATCATGGGGATATTGGAAGACGATACGGGAACCCTTTGGCTCAGTACCAATAATGGCATTTCACGGTTTCATCCGCTGGAAAAAAAATTCAACAACTATAGTTTGGCCGATGGGCTCCAGAATCTGGAATTTAATTTTAACGCCTACCTGAAAACCCGGAGCGGTGAGATGTTGTTTGGCGGGGCAAACGGATTTACCCTGTTTCATCCTGGCCAGATTACGCCCAATCCGTATATTCCTCCGGTTGTGTTTACAGATTTACACGTATTCAACCAATATGTACCGATCAATGGCGGCGACCATCTGCTGGAAAAATCCTTAGACCACACCCGGAAACTCATCTTCAGACACGACAAGGCCATATTTTCGATAGGGTTTTCGGCATTAAATTATGTGAGTCCCGAAAACAACCGCTACGCATTCAGGCTCAACGGGCTGGAGAGTCACTGGAACTATTCAGTCGGAAAATCATCAGCCAACTACACCATCCAGGAAGCGGGTACATATACCTTTATGCTCAAAGGAGCCAACAATGACGGCATCTGGAATCCGGAGATCCGCACCCTGGAAATTACGGTTTTGCCACCGCCCTGGAAATCCTGGTGGGCATTTATGATTTACGGGCTTACGATGTTCGGTGCATTGATCGCACTGATCAGGTTTACCCGTATGCGGGCACAGTTTCGCCATCAGTTACAGTTAGAACAAGTGGAAAAACATAAGCAGGAGGAGCTCCATCAAATGAAACTCCGCTTTTTCACCAATATTACCCATGAGTTTCGGACACCCCTGACGCTGATTTTGGGGCCATTGGAAGAAATCATGTCTCATGCGGGGCACGATCCCTGGATCGGGAACCAGTTGTCATCGATACGAAGAAATGCCCAGCGGCTGCTTAATCTGGTCAACCAGCTGTTGATGTTCCGCAAAATGGAAAGCGACCACCAGCACCTTTCCGCTACGGAAACGGAACTCAATCCCTTTCTGAAAGAAGTATTTCTGGCTTTTAAAGAACATGCAGATCTGCATAAAATCTCCTATACCTACCATCAGTCTCCGCAGCCGGTCAAGGCCTGGGTAGATACAGACAAACTCGAAAAAGTTGTGTACAACCTCTTGTCCAATGCCTTTAAATTTACTCCGGACAATGGCGTTATTTCCTTATCTGTCGCTCTTCAGCAGGAACAAATCATCATTGAAGTCAAAGACAATGGCAAAGGGATTGAGGAAAAACATATCGGAGAGATATTCAAGCGGTTTTACGAAGTAGAAAGCCCGGTGCGCCCCCAATTGAAAAGTACAGGCATCGGATTGGCGATATCCCGGCAGTTGATTGAGCTTCACAAAGGGGAAATAACCGTAGAAAGCAAACCAGGGAAGGGCGCGAAGTTTACCATTTCCCTGCCTTTGGGCAATGAGCATCTGGAAAAAGAATATATTTCCAAGCCAACCGATCCACACCCCCACGCTACCCTGTTAATCGTCGAAGACGACGACGACCTGCGGCAGTACCTGAACAATATCTTTAGACCAGACTATAAGATACTCTTAGCCCCCAATGGCTATGTCGGGCTGGAGATAGCAAAAGCCGAAACCCCCGATCTTATTCTCAGTGATATTATGATGGACACGATGGACGGGGTAGAAATGACGGCAAGGTTAAAAGAAGATCTTCCTACCAGTCATATCCCTGTCATTCTGCTCACTGCACGCACCTCCATCGTTTACAAAATCGAAGGATTAAAAACCGGTGCAGATGACTATATGACCAAGCCCTTCCACCCTGAAGAACTGCGATTGCGGGTAAAAAACCTGTTGGTATCCCGGCAGGAGTTGAGGGAGCGGTTTGGTAAAGTCATTAAGCTGGAACCGCAGGAAGTGACGGTAACTACCGCTGATGAAAAATTTCTCCGGAAAGCACTTGAAGTGGTAGAAAATCACATGGATAACAGCGACTTTGATATCGAACATTTTGCAGAAGAGATGGCCGTAAGCCGGGCCTTGTTATTCACCAAAATCAAAACACTGACCGACCAGACGCCCAACAATTTCATCAAAAATATCCGGCTAAAGCGTGCGGCACAGTTGCTGCGCGACCACAACATGAACATCTCAGAATTGGCGTGGCAGGTAGGATTTAAGGATCCAAAATACTTCAGCAAATGTTTTGTTCAGGAATATAACCTGACACCGTCTGAATTCCAGACCAGAAACCGATCCAGCGTTTAG
- a CDS encoding chondroitinase-B domain-containing protein produces the protein MNILLKRLAIVCAVTAQITTVLLAKNLSVHSVAGFYEAEKASQPGDTITWVSGTREDVIFTISKNGLTVMAEKPGATIFTGKSSVQITADEGTFSGFQFAEGEIEGDILTISGSHNLITELNFTRYQSHYYLNTLPSATYNTIQNCSFEKKPLAPPGQEGNSVVQIQAHKDFPGHNTVRYCAFREHTAPPGAGGDYGIEALRIGYSYQGEFDSKTVVEYCFFYRCNGDGEVISNKARNNIFRYNTFFDNGPSHLTLRHGSDAIVHGNYFIQGAGIRIKEGQNYAVYDNYFETGDYFAINLQNYKVDPLDSVIISRNTFIGGGEIRLGGIGKFPPQHVTFIRNGFTNPIEEIFTDPVGSEIFKRNRTGTPAKKYPSKKNISAHSGNCGPSYKFDEVFIP, from the coding sequence ATGAACATTCTGTTAAAGAGACTGGCAATCGTATGTGCGGTTACCGCACAGATCACGACGGTACTATTGGCAAAAAACCTATCGGTACACAGTGTTGCAGGGTTTTATGAAGCAGAAAAAGCCTCACAGCCGGGAGATACCATTACGTGGGTTTCCGGAACCCGGGAAGATGTGATATTTACTATTTCAAAAAATGGATTAACCGTTATGGCAGAAAAGCCAGGGGCGACCATTTTTACCGGTAAATCATCAGTACAAATCACTGCGGATGAAGGAACTTTTTCAGGGTTTCAATTTGCTGAAGGCGAAATTGAAGGTGATATTCTGACCATATCGGGAAGTCACAACCTGATTACAGAACTAAACTTCACCCGGTACCAGTCGCACTATTATCTCAATACACTACCTTCTGCCACCTACAACACGATCCAAAACTGCAGCTTTGAAAAAAAACCGCTGGCTCCGCCAGGGCAGGAAGGCAACTCCGTAGTACAGATTCAGGCGCATAAAGACTTTCCCGGCCACAATACCGTCAGGTATTGCGCATTCAGAGAACATACCGCGCCCCCGGGCGCCGGCGGGGATTATGGGATCGAAGCCTTGCGGATTGGGTATAGCTATCAGGGCGAATTTGACAGCAAAACCGTCGTGGAGTATTGCTTTTTTTACCGCTGCAACGGAGACGGAGAGGTGATCTCCAACAAAGCCAGAAATAATATATTCCGCTACAATACTTTTTTTGACAATGGCCCTTCACACCTGACCCTCCGGCACGGAAGCGATGCAATTGTCCACGGAAACTATTTCATTCAGGGAGCGGGAATCAGGATAAAGGAAGGGCAGAATTATGCAGTGTATGACAATTATTTTGAAACAGGCGACTACTTTGCCATCAACCTTCAGAATTACAAAGTCGATCCTTTGGACAGTGTCATCATTTCGCGCAATACTTTTATCGGCGGAGGGGAAATCCGCCTGGGCGGCATAGGGAAATTTCCGCCACAACATGTCACTTTTATTCGCAATGGTTTTACCAACCCGATTGAAGAAATTTTTACCGACCCGGTCGGCAGCGAAATATTTAAGAGAAACCGAACCGGAACACCTGCGAAAAAATATCCATCAAAAAAGAATATCAGCGCTCATTCCGGTAATTGCGGGCCTTCTTATAAGTTTGATGAAGTATTCATTCCCTAA
- a CDS encoding T9SS type A sorting domain-containing protein, with protein MKLITTTRIYTLLLLAISFFQGKLLPGQAPVVHVPDISIKTLVSLPSTQEVPVRLGKLPGGNLIYSTLYGEIFEINNGSVQLLFDPEDHGLEYISGMAIHQDQIYICGSVVQEGDTTMIGYVMKGTLPAGPWETIVESVPYFLGKSFNDHRFSELTVDPGGEYLYLHSGTRTNAGEVHELSGVPNTLGLRDQPIRGKLLKIPVSPAQKIILQNDSTWLQTSGYLYAEGLRHMFCLAWDKGHALYGGSNSDRRDVGEGFYRIEAGTHLGFPWWIGGKRNPLQFGNYDPTADKLLPSGANNQGYYNPDTLFPAMPEGIDFVQPYKNIGPDADKFRDSITGAVMDASNLGLTITTFSGHRSPTGLVFDTLDLLPAPFRGDGFMVSYNNGGNLLSGDGRDLLHIRLLNDDSLSATRMISGFIRPIDVLQDSQKLFVLDYGNSSGTGRKIYEITFGWPTGIRNDLRKKPFTLYPNPAGEKIRIEMTEPGKIRRIQLIDNTGKVWKAELGADFSINLSGVAAGKYILNAELEDGTIYAYPFIRK; from the coding sequence ATGAAACTCATTACCACTACCCGCATCTACACCCTTCTCCTGCTGGCGATTTCCTTTTTTCAGGGAAAATTATTGCCTGGACAGGCCCCCGTGGTTCACGTCCCCGACATTTCCATCAAAACGTTGGTCTCCCTGCCTTCCACTCAGGAAGTGCCGGTAAGGCTGGGAAAACTCCCCGGTGGCAACCTCATTTACAGCACGCTTTACGGCGAAATATTTGAAATAAACAACGGCTCAGTACAACTGTTGTTTGACCCCGAAGATCACGGTCTGGAATACATTTCCGGAATGGCCATCCATCAGGATCAAATCTATATTTGCGGATCAGTAGTACAGGAAGGGGATACGACCATGATTGGCTACGTCATGAAGGGAACTTTGCCCGCGGGACCCTGGGAGACGATCGTCGAATCTGTCCCCTATTTTCTTGGAAAATCATTCAACGATCACCGCTTTAGCGAGCTGACAGTAGATCCCGGAGGCGAATATCTGTATCTCCACAGCGGAACCCGTACCAATGCCGGCGAAGTCCACGAGCTCTCCGGTGTGCCCAATACCCTGGGCCTTCGCGACCAGCCAATCAGAGGAAAATTGCTGAAAATACCCGTTTCGCCTGCACAAAAAATCATCCTCCAAAATGACAGTACCTGGCTCCAAACCAGCGGATATCTCTACGCAGAAGGACTGAGACATATGTTTTGCCTCGCATGGGACAAAGGGCACGCACTTTACGGCGGCTCCAACTCCGACCGCAGAGATGTGGGGGAAGGTTTTTACCGGATTGAAGCAGGGACTCACCTCGGATTTCCATGGTGGATCGGCGGAAAACGCAATCCCTTACAATTTGGAAATTACGACCCGACAGCAGACAAACTCCTGCCCTCAGGAGCCAATAATCAGGGATACTACAACCCTGACACGCTTTTTCCGGCGATGCCGGAGGGGATTGATTTTGTACAGCCGTACAAAAACATCGGCCCTGATGCTGACAAATTCAGAGACAGTATCACCGGAGCGGTAATGGACGCCTCCAATCTCGGCCTTACCATCACCACTTTCTCCGGGCACAGAAGTCCTACCGGGCTGGTCTTCGATACACTGGACCTGCTTCCTGCCCCTTTTCGGGGAGACGGGTTTATGGTGTCCTACAACAATGGCGGCAACCTGCTTTCAGGCGACGGGCGCGACCTTTTGCATATCCGGCTGCTCAATGACGACAGCCTGAGCGCAACGCGAATGATTTCGGGCTTTATTCGCCCGATAGATGTGTTGCAGGATAGCCAAAAGCTGTTTGTACTCGACTATGGGAATAGTTCCGGAACAGGGCGCAAAATCTACGAAATCACCTTTGGCTGGCCCACAGGCATCCGCAACGATTTACGGAAAAAACCATTTACCCTTTATCCAAACCCTGCCGGAGAAAAGATCAGAATAGAAATGACAGAGCCAGGCAAAATCCGCAGAATTCAACTGATAGACAATACCGGAAAAGTATGGAAAGCAGAACTGGGGGCGGACTTTTCCATCAATCTTTCGGGGGTTGCAGCAGGGAAATATATACTCAACGCAGAACTTGAAGACGGTACGATTTACGCTTATCCATTTATAAGGAAATGA
- a CDS encoding glycosyltransferase family protein, with the protein MKVLYAIQGTGNGHISRARDIIPQLQPHCHLDLMISGTKSEVQLPYPVKYKLHGFSFAYNQKGGIHYGKTVSENFSFRLLKEIQQFPIKDYDLIINDFEPVTAWAAKIRGVRCISMGHQASFLSEKCPRPEKRESFGEWVLKSYAPGDEAIGFHFLRYDSFIHTPVIREQIRNSQPVSKGHYTVYLPAVRDERLISLLGQIPQVEWQIFSKYARKTEKIRNILVRPVNNQDFVESFITCEGMLTGAGFESPAEALYMGKKLFCIPIKGQYEQQCNAAALRELGVHVIPKIDNFTLSYLTDWVCEGRSIQIDFPDQTEKIVAGIFEKKIAETTPIPLIHSPF; encoded by the coding sequence ATGAAAGTACTTTACGCGATTCAAGGTACCGGCAACGGCCATATCAGTCGTGCCAGGGACATTATCCCCCAGCTACAACCACACTGCCACCTCGATCTCATGATCAGTGGTACCAAAAGTGAAGTACAACTCCCCTACCCCGTCAAATACAAACTTCATGGATTCTCCTTTGCCTACAACCAAAAAGGAGGGATCCATTATGGCAAAACAGTCAGCGAAAACTTTTCTTTTCGCCTGCTTAAGGAAATTCAACAATTTCCTATCAAAGACTACGACCTGATTATCAATGACTTTGAGCCTGTCACTGCCTGGGCTGCCAAAATCCGGGGGGTACGCTGTATTTCGATGGGACACCAGGCTTCTTTTTTGTCTGAAAAATGCCCCAGGCCGGAAAAAAGAGAGTCATTTGGCGAATGGGTACTAAAAAGTTATGCACCGGGAGATGAAGCCATCGGCTTTCATTTTCTTCGTTATGATTCTTTTATTCACACCCCGGTCATTCGTGAACAGATTCGCAACAGCCAGCCGGTATCCAAAGGCCATTACACCGTTTACCTGCCTGCGGTACGAGATGAAAGGCTGATTTCCCTTCTCGGACAAATCCCTCAGGTAGAATGGCAGATCTTTTCCAAATACGCCCGTAAAACAGAAAAAATAAGAAATATTCTGGTTCGGCCTGTCAACAACCAGGATTTTGTAGAAAGTTTTATCACCTGTGAAGGCATGCTTACCGGTGCAGGATTTGAATCCCCGGCTGAAGCGCTCTATATGGGTAAAAAGTTGTTTTGTATCCCGATCAAAGGGCAATATGAACAGCAGTGTAATGCCGCAGCTTTACGTGAACTGGGCGTGCATGTCATACCCAAAATTGACAACTTCACCCTGTCATATCTTACCGATTGGGTTTGTGAAGGAAGGAGCATTCAGATAGATTTCCCAGATCAGACGGAAAAAATCGTAGCGGGAATTTTTGAAAAAAAGATCGCCGAAACGACACCCATACCGCTTATTCACTCCCCTTTTTAG